The Chitinophagales bacterium genome has a window encoding:
- a CDS encoding ABC transporter ATP-binding protein: MKLLLQYLSRYKPLVALALLLAAINQVFSLMDPYIFGRFIIDPFAKQPDKWTQHEFIMGITKGLLFLVGTAMVSRIAKAFQDYTVNVVIQKFGARIYTDGLRHALRLPYQEFEDQRSGETLSVLQKVRTDTEKFISVFVNVLFATLVGIVFVIIYAFTLNSWLVVIYLGGAVLLGMLTSVLSKKIKIIQKSIVGETTALAGSTTESLRNIELVKSLGLTQQEVRRLNATTIKILGLELKKVRSIRAISFVQGTFVNLLRQTIMFALLYFIFKNDLTLGQMVTMQFYTFFIFGPLQELGNIIITYREAEASLGNLKTLFAKKVEAKPEHPKELKSIRQLQFDKVSFQHNTAAHPALEEISFTAHTGDTIAFVGPSGSGKTTLVKLLVGLYNPRQGNILYNDIDNKEIDFDELRHQIGFVTQDTQLFSGTIKENLLFVNPSATDEEIMDVLQKSACQNLLARAENGINTVIGEGGLKLSGGERQRLSIARALLRNPRLMIFDEATSALDSLTEEEISYTIKDITARKEHITVMIAHRLSTIMHADRIYVLEKGRIVETGTHDSLLDDKGLYYAMWRQQIGERKDVRKPALTKAS; this comes from the coding sequence ATGAAATTATTATTACAATATTTAAGTCGGTATAAACCTCTGGTTGCATTGGCATTATTGCTGGCAGCTATTAACCAGGTTTTTTCATTGATGGATCCTTATATATTCGGTAGGTTCATTATTGACCCATTTGCCAAACAACCCGACAAATGGACTCAGCATGAATTTATTATGGGTATTACAAAAGGCCTTCTTTTTCTGGTAGGTACTGCTATGGTATCGCGTATTGCCAAAGCATTTCAGGATTACACAGTAAACGTAGTGATACAGAAATTTGGTGCACGCATTTATACTGATGGGTTGAGACATGCTTTACGTCTCCCATACCAGGAGTTTGAAGACCAGCGAAGCGGAGAAACACTTTCTGTATTACAAAAGGTACGTACAGATACTGAAAAATTCATCAGTGTATTTGTGAATGTTTTGTTTGCTACCCTGGTAGGCATTGTTTTTGTTATCATTTATGCATTTACACTCAATTCATGGCTGGTGGTCATTTACCTTGGGGGGGCTGTATTATTGGGCATGCTTACGAGTGTTCTAAGTAAAAAGATCAAGATTATTCAGAAAAGTATAGTAGGTGAAACTACAGCACTTGCCGGTTCTACTACAGAGTCGCTCAGGAACATAGAACTGGTAAAAAGCCTGGGGCTGACACAACAAGAGGTGCGGAGGCTGAATGCTACAACCATCAAGATACTAGGTCTGGAGTTGAAGAAGGTACGCAGTATCCGTGCCATATCATTCGTACAGGGTACTTTTGTCAACCTGCTTCGCCAGACGATCATGTTTGCACTGCTGTATTTTATTTTTAAGAATGATCTGACATTAGGACAGATGGTTACCATGCAGTTCTACACCTTCTTCATATTCGGCCCTCTGCAGGAGTTGGGCAATATCATTATTACCTACCGCGAGGCAGAGGCCTCATTGGGTAATCTGAAAACATTATTTGCCAAGAAGGTAGAAGCCAAGCCTGAGCACCCGAAAGAATTGAAAAGTATCAGGCAACTGCAATTCGATAAGGTTAGCTTTCAACACAATACAGCGGCACACCCTGCACTGGAAGAGATATCATTTACTGCACATACTGGTGACACAATCGCTTTTGTTGGCCCCTCAGGATCCGGCAAGACCACGCTTGTTAAACTCCTGGTAGGTTTATACAACCCCAGGCAGGGTAATATCCTGTACAACGATATTGATAACAAGGAGATTGATTTTGACGAGTTGCGTCACCAGATAGGATTTGTAACACAGGATACGCAATTGTTCTCGGGTACTATTAAAGAAAATCTGTTATTTGTAAACCCTTCCGCTACAGATGAAGAGATAATGGACGTACTACAGAAATCTGCTTGTCAGAATTTGCTGGCACGTGCTGAAAATGGTATTAATACAGTGATAGGAGAGGGTGGTTTGAAATTGTCTGGTGGAGAGCGTCAGCGGTTGTCTATCGCACGCGCTTTATTGCGTAACCCCAGGTTGATGATATTTGACGAAGCTACTTCTGCGTTGGATTCGCTTACCGAGGAAGAAATATCGTATACCATAAAAGACATTACTGCAAGAAAAGAGCATATAACCGTAATGATTGCTCACAGGTTATCTACCATTATGCACGCCGACAGGATATATGTGCTGGAAAAAGGCCGGATAGTAGAAACAGGCACTCACGATTCTTTATTGGATGACAAGGGATTGTACTATGCCATGTGGCGACAGCAGATAGGAGAACGTAAGGATGTACGTAAACCTGCACTTACAAAAGCATCATAA
- the nadB gene encoding L-aspartate oxidase, producing the protein MLQTDFLVIGSGIAGLTFAVKTAKHFPERSIMILTKVNTDETNTKYAQGGIAVVNDPEHDSFEKHINDTLVSGDGLCNKNIVDLVIKEGPARVQEIIDWGANFDKDDEGDYKRGKEGGHSENRILHHKDITGYEIERALIQEAEKYPNITIHNYWHVVDIITQHHQGHLVTKSTPDIECYGVYALNLQTNKIQKILSRITMMASGGAGQVYRTTTNPKIATGDGIAMVYRAKGRIENMEFIQFHPTGLHEPGISPSFLITEAVRGDGGILRNKHGEAFMPRYDQRADLAPRDIVARAIDNEMKINGTEHVYLDCRHMDREKFMAHFPNIFAKCKSIGIDVFEQLIPVAPAAHYCCGGIKADEYGHTSIQYLYTCGECSSTGLHGANRLASNSLLEAIVFAHRCAEDAVQTISKTQFYNNIPDWNAEGTTTPKEMILITQSLKEVQQVMSDYVGIVRNDIRLHRALSRLDLLHEETEYLYKTSTLSPQLCELRNLITIGYLIVKSAQFRKESRGLHYNVDYPEKSELVQNIVL; encoded by the coding sequence ATGTTGCAAACGGATTTTCTCGTTATAGGTTCAGGAATAGCAGGACTTACATTCGCTGTGAAAACTGCGAAACATTTTCCTGAACGTTCGATCATGATACTGACAAAGGTGAATACCGATGAGACCAATACCAAATATGCGCAAGGTGGAATTGCCGTAGTGAATGACCCTGAACACGACAGCTTTGAGAAACACATTAATGACACCCTTGTAAGCGGTGACGGACTATGCAATAAAAATATAGTTGACCTGGTAATAAAAGAGGGTCCTGCCCGCGTACAGGAAATAATAGACTGGGGAGCCAACTTTGACAAGGACGACGAAGGAGACTACAAGAGAGGAAAAGAAGGTGGACATTCTGAAAACCGCATACTGCATCATAAAGACATAACCGGGTATGAAATAGAACGTGCGTTAATACAAGAAGCTGAAAAATATCCCAACATCACCATCCATAACTACTGGCACGTGGTAGACATCATCACACAACACCACCAGGGGCACCTCGTAACCAAATCAACACCTGACATTGAGTGCTATGGGGTCTACGCGCTTAACCTGCAAACGAATAAGATACAGAAGATACTTTCGCGCATCACAATGATGGCCTCAGGAGGTGCCGGACAAGTATACCGCACCACTACCAACCCGAAAATTGCAACAGGAGATGGTATAGCCATGGTGTACCGGGCTAAAGGCAGAATCGAAAATATGGAGTTCATACAGTTTCATCCTACCGGTCTGCATGAACCAGGTATCAGCCCCTCATTCCTGATAACCGAAGCTGTACGTGGTGACGGTGGCATACTACGCAACAAACATGGCGAAGCTTTTATGCCCAGGTATGACCAGCGTGCAGACCTGGCGCCAAGGGATATAGTAGCACGTGCTATAGACAATGAAATGAAAATAAACGGTACCGAACATGTGTACCTGGACTGCCGCCATATGGACCGAGAAAAGTTCATGGCGCACTTTCCTAATATATTCGCCAAATGCAAAAGTATAGGGATAGATGTTTTTGAACAACTAATACCTGTTGCACCAGCAGCACATTACTGCTGTGGAGGCATAAAGGCTGACGAATACGGCCATACATCCATACAGTACCTTTATACATGTGGAGAATGCTCCAGTACAGGCTTGCATGGAGCCAACAGACTTGCATCGAACTCTTTGCTGGAAGCGATTGTATTTGCGCACCGCTGTGCAGAGGATGCCGTACAAACTATATCTAAAACGCAGTTTTACAATAACATACCCGACTGGAATGCCGAAGGGACTACAACACCAAAAGAAATGATCCTGATTACTCAAAGCCTGAAAGAAGTACAACAGGTAATGAGTGACTATGTAGGCATCGTGCGTAATGATATACGCCTGCACAGGGCATTGAGCCGTCTCGACCTGCTACACGAGGAAACAGAGTACTTATATAAGACCAGCACTTTATCTCCGCAATTATGCGAGCTGCGCAACCTGATAACCATAGGTTACCTGATAGTAAAAAGTGCGCAATTCAGGAAAGAGAGTCGTGGCCTGCATTACAATGTAGACTACCCTGAAAAAAGTGAACTGGTGCAGAACATTGTGTTATGA